In Indicator indicator isolate 239-I01 chromosome 28, UM_Iind_1.1, whole genome shotgun sequence, one DNA window encodes the following:
- the TLR4 gene encoding toll-like receptor 4: MPGLLKMPRRGVLPLWTLLVLLQLVLIPSQLAGCLLNPCLEVIPNKTFRCTGLNISGVPAEVPNTTQNLDLSFSNLKSLGSNYFSSVPELQLLDLSRCHLHTIEDNSFVGLHKLSTLILTANSLQYLGTAAFYGLMSLKKLVLVETNITSLTDLPIGHLHTLQELNLGHNSIASLKLPKYFTNMTSLRYLSFFSNSITYISKGDLDALGEVTRLNLTLVLSLNNIKCIEPGSFAKIHLGELVLRSSFENFSVMNTSLQGLAGLQVKRLIVGEFSDSERLQDFQRGLLSGLCQVQMQEFVLICFRNFEYDTDTLFDCIGNVSSIRLVDTQIEEVSEVPVLSQVKQLECKKCKFKEVPAVKLSLFKELRVLRIIKSKHLNSFLQKFEGLRKLEVMDLSENRLSFTGCCSPHFPGCPNLKHLNLSFNSDISVSGDFTNVRNLLYLDFQHTKLLGPGTYPVFLSLQKLIYLDISYTKTHVKSQCAFCGLNSLQVLKMAGNSFENNKLDNSFKNLSHLHTLDISSCKLVHVDQSTFDALCELKELNISNNKLLTFDPAVYKPLQALTVLDFSNNQLSVLLDSALEILPESLVLLDISQNLFDCSCTHLSFLKWVKEKQQLLQNKELMICHTPAHVKNVSLSSFDLSSCHVNPGMVSSSVIMLVVAVVFLILIYKYYFQLYYLLVLLSGCKHSAERGDTYDAFVIHSSKDQEWVMKELVEPLEGGTPPFQLCLYYRDFLPGVPIVTNIIQEGFLSSRNVIAVISTDFLESKWCSFEFDIAQSWQLVEGKAGIIMVVLEEVNKALLRQRLGLSRYLRRNTYLEWKNKEISRHIFWRQLTGVLLQGKSWNQEEVKLM; this comes from the exons ATGCCTGGCCTCCTGAAGATGCCCAGGAGAGGAGTTCTTCCCCTCTGGAcactcctggtgctgctgcagctggttcTCATCCCATCACAGCTGGCAGGCTGTCTCCTCAATCCCTGCTTGGAG GTCATCCCCAATAAAACTTTCAGATGCACAGGGCTGAACATCTCTGGAGTTCCTGCTGAAGTCCCAAATACCACCCAGAACTTGGATCTCAGTTTCAGCAATCTGAAATCACTGGGGTCCAATTATTTTTCATCAGTCCCtgaactgcagctgctggatcTTTCAAG GTGCCACCTGCATACAATAGAAGATAACTCCTTTGTGGGTCTTCACAAACTTTCCACCTTAATTTTAACTGCCAATTCCCTCCAGTAcctgggcacagcagccttCTATGGCTTAATGTCTCTAAAGAAACTAGTACTGGTGGAAACCAACATAACTTCTCTGACTGACCTACCCATTGGACACTTGCATACCCTGCAGGAGCTGAATTTGGGCCACAACAGCATTGCTTCATTGAAGCTTCCCAAGTATTTCACCAACATGACCTCTCTCAGGTACCTGAGCTTTTTCTCCAACAGCATCACATATATCTCCAAAGGAGACCTTGATGCCCTGGGGGAAGTGACCAGGCTCAACCTCACACTGGTGCTTTCCTTGAATAATATAAAATGCATAGAGCCAGGGTCCTTTGCAAAGATCCACCTTGGTGAGCTGGTTCTAAGGTCCTCTTTTGAGAACTTCAGTGTGATGAACACTTCTCTTCAAGGCCTGGCTGGTTTACAGGTCAAGAGATTAATAGTTGGAGAATTCAGTGACAGTGAGAGACTGCAAGACTTTCAGAGGGGACTCTTGAGTGGACTGTGTCAGGTCCAGATGCAGGAGTTTGTCTTAATCTGTTTCAGGAACTTTGAGTATGACACAGACACTCTTTTTGACTGCATAGGCAACGTCTCCAGTATTCGGTTGGTGGACACCCAAATTGAAGAGGTGTCAGAGGTTCCTGTGCTCTCTCAAGTGAAGCAGCTGGAATGCAAGAAATGCAAGTTTAAGGAAGTGCCTGCTGTGAAGCTGTCTCTTTTCAAGGAGCTGAGAGTGCTTCGTATTATCAAGAGCAAACAcctcaacagcttcctgcaGAAGTTTGAGGGTCTGAGGAAGCTGGAGGTCATGGACTTGAGTGAGAATCGCCTCTCCTTCActggctgctgctcccctcacTTTCCTGGCTGTCCAAATTTGAAACATCTGAACCTAAGCTTCAATTCTGACATCAGTGTGAGTGGAGATTTCACCAACGTGAGGAATTTGTTATATTTGGACTTTCAGCACACAAAGTTGTTAGGCCCTGGCACCTACCCTGTCTTTCTGTCCCTTCAGAAACTCATTTACCTTGACATTTCCTACACCAAAACTCATGTGAAATCCCAGTGTGCATTTTGTGGCCTGAACTCTTTGCAGGTGCTCAAGATGGCAGGCAACTCCTTTGAGAACAACAAACTGGACAACAGCTTCAAAAACCTAAGTCACCTCCACACCTTGGATATTTCAAGTTGCAAATTGGTACATGTGGATCAAAGCACATTTGATGCCCTCTGTGAACTAAAAGAGCTAAACATCAGCAACAATAAGCTACTGACCTTTGATCCTGCAGTCTATAAGCCACTCCAAGCCCTCACAGTCCTGGATTTCAGCAACAACCAGCTGAGTGTTCtgctggactcagctctggAAATCCTGCCTGAGAGCCTGGTCCTGTTAGACATCTCTCAAAACCTGTTTGATTGCTCTTGCACACACCTGAGCTTCCTGAAATGGgtcaaggagaagcagcagctactgCAGAACAAGGAGCTGATGATCTGCCACACTCCTGCCCACGTGAAGAACGTCAGCCTGTCGAGCTTTGACCTCTCCTCCTGCCACGTCAATCCTGGAATGGTGTCATCCTCAGTCATCATGTTGGTGGTTGCAGTGGTGTTCCTCATCCTGATTTACAAGTACTACTTCCAGCTGTACTACTTGTTGGTGCTGCTCAGTGGATGCAAACACTCTGCAGAAAGGGGTGACACCTATGATGCATTTGTTATCCACTCCAGCAAAGACCAAGAATGGGTGATGAAAGAGCTGGTGGAACCCTTGGAAGGTGGAACACCTCCCTTCCAGCTTTGCCTTTACTACAGGGATTTCCTACCAGGGGTACCCATTGTCACCAATATCATCCAAGAAGGCTTTCTGAGCAGCAGAAATGTCATTGCAGTCATCTCTACTGACTTTCTGGAAAGCAAGTGGTGTAGCTTTGAGTTTGACATTGCCCAGTCCTGGCAGCTTGTTGAAGGGAAGGCTGGGATCATCATGGTTGTACTGGAAGAAGTGAATAAGGCCTTGCTGAGGCagaggctggggctgtcccGCTACCTGAGGAGGAACACCTATCTGGAGTGGAAAAACAAGGAGATAAGCAGGCACATCTTCTGGAGGCAGCTGACAGGAGTCCTGCTCCAAGGCAAAAGTTGGAACCAGGAGGAAGTAAAGCTCatgtga